Proteins encoded together in one Impatiens glandulifera chromosome 1, dImpGla2.1, whole genome shotgun sequence window:
- the LOC124919268 gene encoding protein SMAX1-LIKE 3 encodes MRAGGNCAVQQALTAESLGVLKQAITLARRRGHAQVTPLHVANTMLASPTGFLKTACLQSQSHSHPLQCKALELCFNVALNRLPTSSSVSPMLATHGHNHNHNYNHNHPTVSNALVAAFKRAQAHQRRGSIESQQQPILAVKIELEQLIISILDDPSVSRVMREAGFSSTQVKSSVEKSVSLMESTPSSNKFKESRPKASNLVKDEDLTVLIDNMISTNKRSTKNSIVIVGEWIENIEGVVGALMDKFDRGEVPQDLKEMKFISLPLYSIENRSREEVEKKLVELRCLVKSCVEKGVVLYLGDLKWTADFRVKDDDDSNEVGRVRNCYCPVEHMVIELGRLIRGIGDSGNFWLLAISTFQTFMRCKKGNPSLEAIWGLHPLTIPQGSLGLSLVPTEREANINIKGGNNHDKHQATFCTECSSNFEAEARILKNSDSTTVSTLPPWLQLSKENNQHPNKDLFKKWSSYCKSLHKQPNLLEMAMNSSSISASSSPSGYLCDLQTNPSSYEWRDRPFIRTQERERELSIFRSMQGDQYVQNGIFSNTNSTNSSDVIMETNEYVKSFKELTSHNINMLCNALENKVPWQKDIVAPIASTILQCRSGNVRRKGSVAKRDGEFNGRTKEETWLLFQGLDLDGKEKLSRELARVIFGSQSNLVTISLSSFSSTRVDLIEDSMIRNKRLRVEESSSYLERFAEAVASNPHRVFFVEDVEQADYSSQMGIKRAIESGWIKSSSRREVSLSDAIVILSCETLCLRSSTCSSPTKQKFVGDGLVQEEEMELSLSLDLNISCDDHEYANESKSMDDIELFEFVDRQIVFKDRDL; translated from the exons ATGAGAGCCGGTGGAAATTGCGCGGTTCAACAAGCTCTAACGGCCGAATCCTTAGGAGTTTTGAAGCAAGCCATAACCCTAGCCCGTCGTCGCGGCCATGCACAAGTAACACCACTCCACGTAGCCAACACCATGTTGGCATCTCCAACCGGTTTTCTAAAAACAGCTTGCCTTCAATCCCAATCCCATTCTCACCCTCTTCAATGCAAGGCCTTAGAGCTTTGCTTCAACGTAGCGCTTAACCGTCTCCCCACCTCTTCTTCAGTTTCTCCCATGCTCGCGACTCACGGCCATAACCATAACCATAACTACAATCACAACCACCCAACCGTATCGAATGCCCTAGTTGCGGCTTTCAAGCGTGCCCAAGCCCATCAACGGCGTGGATCTATCGAGAGCCAGCAACAACCGATCCTAGCCGTTAAGATAGAGCTCGAGCAACTAATAATCTCCATCTTGGATGATCCGAGTGTGAGTAGGGTTATGAGAGAAGCCGGTTTCTCAAGCACACAAGTTAAATCAAGTGTGGAGAAATCCGTTTCGTTAATGGAGTCAACTCCATCATCTAACAAGTTCAAGGAAAGTAGGCCGAAAGCGTCAAATCTAGTGAAAGACGAAGACCTAACGGTTTTAATAGACAACATGATCTCGACAAACAAAAGATCGACGAAAAATAGTATTGTTATCGTCGGCGAGTGGATCGAGAACATAGAAGGCGTAGTTGGTGCTCTAATGGACAAGTTTGATAGAGGGGAAGTTCCTCAAGACTTGAAAGAGATGAAGTTCATAAGTCTTCCGTTGTATTCGATCGAAAATCGGTCTCGAGAAGAGGTTGAGAAGAAGCTTGTGGAGCTTAGGTGTTTGGTGAAGAGTTGTGTAGAAAAGGGAGTTGTTTTGTATTTGGGAGATCTTAAGTGGACAGCTGATTTTAGGGTtaaggatgatgatgattcaaATGAAGTTGGGAGGGTTAGGAATTGCTATTGCCCAGTAGAGCATATGGTGATTGAGCTTGGGAGATTGATACGTGGGATTGGAGATAGTGGAAATTTTTGGTTATTGGCTATTTCCACATTTCAAACTTTCATGAGATGCAAGAAAGGTAACCCTTCTTTGGAAGCTATTTGGGGGCTTCATCCACTTACCATTCCTCAAGGGAGCTTAGGTTTGAGCCTTGTTCCGACCGAAAG AGAAGCAAACATCAATATTAAAGGTGGAAATAATCATGATAAGCATCAAGCCACCTTTTGCACAGAATGTTCCTCGAACTTTGAGGCCGAGGCTCGAATCTTGAAAAATAGTGATTCCACCACGGTTAGCACTCTTCCGCCGTGGCTTCAACTGTCCAAGGAAAATAACCAACATCCAAACAAG gATCTTTTTAAGAAATGGAGCTCATATTGTAAATCTTTACATAAGCAACCAAACTTATTGGAGATGGCTATGAACTCCTCATCTATCTCGGCTTCTTCCTCTCCTTCCGGGTATTTGTGTGATCTCCAAACAAATCCTAGTTCTTACGAGTGGAGGGATCGCCCTTTTATTCGTACACAAGAAAGGGAACGTGAATTATCAATCTTTAGATCGATGCAAGGCGATCAATATGTCCAAAATGGGATTTTCTCAAACACTAATTCAACCAACTCTAGTGATGTTATCATGGAAACAAATGAATATGTTAAAAGCTTCAAGGAGCTAACTTCTCACAATATCAACATGCTATGCAATGCATTGGAGAATAAAGTTCCCTGGCAAAAGGACATTGTGGCACCAATTGCGAGTACTATATTGCAGTGTAGGTCCGGAAATGTGAGACGAAAAGGGAGTGTCGCTAAAAGAGATGGCGAGTTCAACGGAAGAACTAAAGAAGAGACTTGGCTTCTCTTCCAAGGGCTAGATTTGGATGGCAAGGAAAAACTTTCTAGAGAATTAGCAAGGGTAATTTTTGGGTCCCAATCAAATTTAGTTACAATTTCTTTAAGTAGTTTTTCGTCTACAAGAGTTGATTTGATCGAGGACTCGATGATAAGGAACAAGAGATTAAGAGTTGAGGAAAGCTCTAGCTATTTGGAGAGGTTTGCCGAGGCAGTGGCAAGTAACCCACACAGGGTTTTCTTTGTTGAGGATGTGGAGCAAGCCGACTATTCGTCTCAAATGGGGATCAAGAGGGCAATTGAAAGTGGATGGATCAAGAGTTCTAGTAGAAGAGAAGTGAGCCTTAGTGATGCCATTGTTATATTGAGTTGTGAAACCTTATGTTTGCGATCAAGTACTTGTTCTTCTCCCACAAAACAAAAGTTTGTTGGAGATGGCCTTGTTCAAGAAGAGGAGATGGAACTTTCTTTGTCCTTAGATTTAAATATTTCTTGCGATGATCATGAATATGCTAATGAAAGTAAGTCGATGGATGATATTGAACTTTTTGAATTTGTTGATAGACAAATAGTTTTCAAGGATAGGGATTTGTAA